One window of the Lachancea thermotolerans CBS 6340 chromosome A complete sequence genome contains the following:
- the NEO1 gene encoding aminophospholipid-translocating P4-type ATPase NEO1 (highly similar to uniprot|P40527 Saccharomyces cerevisiae YIL048W NEO1 Protein involved in the retrograde transport from the Golgi complex to the ER and the endosomal membrane traffic putative aminophospholipid translocase member of the highly conserved Drs2 family of P-type ATPases), with protein sequence MSFTPPPGSNKEPAAPANRHNSFDLLDPQFEDSLDAALESLQIHSEGAPTGEDFEMKSIASNDNHNAGLHSDTQPLINDGLGPNDSWSRGSRNSHSAEHRQPFWSRITGIVRSSSTPRSSKYKSTGKSIQLTDQQLEREIHPGTTPIYDKYKYAANAVSNAKYNPVTFIPVILYEQFKFFFNLYFLLVALSQAIPALRIGYLSSYIVPLAFVLIVTMSKEALDDIQRRRRDSEANNELYEVLSKSQLVPSKDLKVGDLIKIGKGARAPADLILLQSSEPSGEIFIKTDQLDGETDWKLRIASPLTQHLSQEDLLHKINITASVPEKSIHNFLGKLTFNDSQSQPLSVDNTMWANTVFASTGTAVACVVYTGSDTRQAMNTTMSSVKTGLLELEINSLSKILCVCVFILSVALVAFAGFNNSDWYVDIMRYLILFSTIIPVSLRVNLDLGKSVYAYQIEHDATIPDTIVRTSTIPEDLGRIEYLLTDKTGTLTQNDMELKKLHLGTVSYTMDTMDIVTDYVRGMTSGADSTVLPSASKKDLPSRVRDLVLALALCHQVTPTFEDGELTYQAASPDEIAIVKFTESVGLTLFKRDRHSITLLHDQSGSYFDFDIVQVFPFNSDNKRMGIIIFDKQKQEHWFFQKGADVVMSKIVQTNDWLEEETGNLAREGLRTLVIGRKKLSQKVFDNFTKEYKDASLTMLNREALMSNVVKKHLEHNLEILGLTGVEDKLQHDAKSSIELLRNAGIKIWMLTGDKVETARCVSISAKLVSRGQYVHTVTKIGKPEGALGQLELLKINQNSCLLIDGESLATYLEYYRQEFFEIVVHLPAVIACRCTPQQKADVATFIREATGKRVCCIGDGGNDVSMIQAADVGVGIVGKEGKQASLAADFSITQFCHLSKLLLWHGRNSYKRSAKLAQFVIHRGLLISVCQAVYSISSKFEPIALYQGWLMVGYATCYTMAPVFSLTLDHDIDESLTKTYPELYKELTAGKSLSYKTFFVWVALSVFQGCVIQGFSQAFTSLDQLDFKRLVALSFTVLIINELIMVAIEIYTWNKTMIICEILTFLVFVGSIPLLGDYFDLHFMTQPNFYAKLALILGLSVVPVWTAKALHRKLNPPSYAKVQQFYFNA encoded by the coding sequence ATGTCGTTTACGCCACCTCCGGGATCTAACAAAGAACCAGCTGCGCCCGCGAACCGCCACAACAGCTTTGACCTGCTTGACCCGCAATTCGAGGACTCCCTGGACGCCGCTCTAGAGTCCCTACAAATACATTCCGAGGGCGCTCCCACAGGCGAAGACTTCGAAATGAAGAGCATTGCCAGCAACGATAATCACAACGCGGGCCTCCACTCTGATACACAGCCCCTCATCAACGATGGGCTGGGCCCAAACGACTCCTGGTCGCGAGGCTCTCGCAACAGTCACAGCGCCGAACACAGGCAGCCTTTTTGGTCAAGGATAACCGGTATTGTACGCTCATCGAGCACCCCGCGGTCGTCCAAATACAAATCAACAGGCAAGTCTATACAACTTACAGaccagcagcttgaaaggGAGATTCACCCTGGAACAACACCGATCTATGACAAATACAAGTATGCAGCAAACGCTGTGTCCAATGCAAAGTACAACCCTGTTACTTTCATCCCAGTAATACTGTATGAGCAGTTTaagttctttttcaacCTATACTTTCTATTGGTCGCGCTATCGCAAGCCATTCCAGCACTGCGAATCGGTTACTTATCATCATACATCGTGCCACTGGCTTTTGTTCTCATCGTTACAATGAGCAAGGAAGCTTTAGATGACATACAAAGAAGGCGCAGGGACAGCGAAGCTAATAACGAGCTTTACGAGGTTCTGAGCAAGTCCCAGCTGGTACCAAGTAAGGACCTAAAAGTCGGAGATCTCATCAAAATAGGCAAGGGCGCCCGGGCTCCAGCAGACTTGATATTGCTACAATCAAGTGAGCCATCTGGTGAAATATTCATCAAGACCGACCAATTAGATGGTGAAACAGACTGGAAGTTGCGTATCGCTAGTCCCTTAACCCAGCATCTGTcccaagaagatcttcttcacaAAATCAACATTACAGCATCTGTACCCGAAAAGTCCATTCACAACTTTTTGGGTAAACTAACTTTCAATGATTCTCAATCTCAACCGCTTTCGGTGGATAACACTATGTGGGCCAACACTGTATTTGCATCAACCGGAACGGCAGTGGCGTGTGTTGTCTACACGGGTTCCGATACACGTCAAGCGATGAACACCACAATGTCAAGCGTGAAAACCGGCCTTCTGGAGCTCGAAATCAACAGCTTGTCCAAAATCCTTTGTGTTTGTGTCTTTATTCTTTCGGTAGCTCTCGTCGCTTTTGCAGGCTTCAACAATAGTGATTGGTACGTGGACATTATGAGATATCTGAttctgttttcaacaattaTCCCCGTATCTTTGAGGGTCAACCTAGACTTAGGAAAATCAGTATATGCCTATCAAATCGAGCATGATGCCACAATTCCTGATACTATTGTGAGGACTAGTACGATTCCAGAGGATCTTGGGCGCATAGAGTATCTGTTAACCGACAAGACTGGTACTCTGACACAAAATGACATGgaactgaaaaagctgcatCTGGGAACAGTCTCTTATACCATGGATACCATGGATATAGTTACAGATTATGTGCGCGGTATGACAAGTGGCGCAGATTCGACTGTGCTACCAAGCGCCTCTAAAAAGGATTTGCCATCTCGTGTGCGCGATTTGGTATTAGCGCTAGCTCTGTGCCACCAGGTCACACCGACGTTCGAAGATGGCGAACTCACTTACCAAGCAGCGTCTCCCGACGAAATTGCCATAGTAAAGTTTACAGAATCTGTGGGGCTAacgcttttcaagagagACCGCCATTCCATCACCTTGCTTCACGACCAGTCAGGATCttattttgattttgatatAGTGCAAGTTTTCCCTTTCAATTCAGACAACAAAAGAATGGGTATTATAATCTTCGACAAGCAGAAACAGGAACATTGGTTCTTCCAAAAAGGTGCAGATGTCGTCATGAGCAAAATTGTGCAAACAAACGATTGGTTGGAGGAAGAGACCGGTAACTTGGCCCGCGAGGGCCTTCGTACTTTGGTCATTGGCCGTAAGAAGCTTTCTCAGAAAGTTTTCGACAATTTCACCAAAGAATACAAGGACGCTTCTTTAACAATGCTCAACCGCGAGGCTTTGATGAGCAATGTAGTAAAGAAGCACCTTGAACACAATCTCGAAATACTTGGTTTGACGGGTGTCGAGGACAAGTTGCAGCACGATGCGAAATCTTCCATCGAACTTCTAAGAAATGCTggcatcaaaatttggatGCTCACTGGTGACAAGGTTGAGACAGCGCGTTGTGTTTCTATCAGTGCTAAGCTGGTATCAAGAGGACAGTACGTACATACTGTCACCAAAATTGGAAAGCCTGAAGGTGCTTTGGGCCAGCTGGAACTCCTGAAAATCAATCAAAATTCATGTCTTTTAATCGATGGTGAATCCTTGGCAACTTACCTTGAATACTACAGGCaagagttttttgaaatcgTGGTTCACCTGCCCGCTGTCATTGCATGCCGCTGTACTCCTCAGCAAAAAGCGGACGTTGCAACCTTCATTCGCGAGGCGACTGGCAAAAGAGTGTGCTGTATTGGCGATGGCGGCAATGATGTGAGCATGATCCAGGCAGCAGATGTTGGCGTTGGCATTGTAGGCAAAGAAGGAAAACAGGCTTCTTTAGCTGCTGACTTTTCCATTACACAGTTCTGCCACTTGTCAAAGTTGCTTCTGTGGCACGGCCGAAACTCGTACAAGAGGTCCGCCAAGCTAGCTCAATTTGTGATACACAGAGGTCTCTTAATATCGGTTTGCCAGGCGGTGTATTCCataagttcaaaatttgagcCGATTGCCCTATACCAAGGATGGTTGATGGTGGGATACGCAACTTGTTACACCATGGCACCTGTGTTTTCGTTGACTTTAGACCATGACATTGACGAATCTCTCACCAAAACATACCCAGAATTATACAAGGAGTTGACGGCGGGAAAGAGTCTCTCCTACAAGACCTTTTTTGTATGGGTAGCCCTCTCTGTCTTCCAAGGTTGTGTTATTCAGGGTTTCTCTCAAGCTTTTACAAGCCTTGATCAATTAGATTTTAAACGGCTAGTCGCCCTCAGTTTCACGGTTCTCATTATCAATGAACTCATCATGGTTGCAATAGAAATCTATACGTGGAACAAAACAATGATAATCTGCGAAATCTTGACGTTCCTTGTTTTCGTGGGCTCTATCCCTCTCCTTGGAGATTACTTCGATTTGCATTTCATGACCCAACCAAATTTTTACGCTAAGTTGGCGCTCATACTAGGGTTATCAGTTGTCCCCGTCTGGACTGCGAAGGCTTTGCACAGAAAGCTCAACCCACCCAGCTACGCAAAAGTTCAACAGTTTTACTTTAATGCTTAA
- a CDS encoding 60S ribosomal protein eL34 (highly similar to uniprot|P40525 Saccharomyces cerevisiae YIL052C RPL34B Protein component of the large (60S) ribosomal subunit, nearly identical to Rpl34Ap and has similarity to rat L34 ribosomal protein) — translation MAQRVTFRRRNPYNTRSNKIKVVKTPGGVLRAQHTKKLATRPKCGDTGVPLQGVSTMRPREYATVSKTHKTVSRAYGGVLCANAVKERIVRAFLIEEQKIVKKVVKEQAESAKTTGKKKSRKN, via the exons ATGGCTCAACGTGTTActttcagaagaagaaacccAT ACAACACTCGTTccaacaagatcaaggtTGTCAAGACCCCAGGTGGTGTGTTGCGTGCCCAGCacaccaagaagttggcTACCAGACCTAAGTGTGGTGACACTGGTGTTCCTTTGCAGGGTGTCTCTACCATGAGACCAAGAGAGTACGCTACCGTCTCCAAGACTCACAAGACCGTCTCCAGAGCCTACGGTGGTGTCCTATGCGCCAACGCCGTCAAGGAGAGAATCGTCAGAGCTTTCCTGATCGAGGAGCAAAAGATCGTCAAGAAGGTCGTCAAGGAGCAAGCCGAGTCTGCCAAGACCACcggcaagaagaagtccaGAAAGAACTAA
- a CDS encoding RidA family protein (highly similar to uniprot|P40185 Saccharomyces cerevisiae YIL051C MMF1 Mitochondrial protein involved in maintenance of the mitochondrial genome and similar to YER057C uniprot|P40037 Saccharomyces cerevisiae YER057C HMF1 Member of the p14.5 protein family with similarity to Mmf1p, functionally complements Mmf1p function when targeted to mitochondria; heat shock inducible; high-dosage growth inhibitor; forms a homotrimer in vitro) — protein sequence MFLRNAARQTFRTMSTLTPVRTQLSPPPAASYSQAMKVNNMVFVSGQIPYTAENKRVEGTMTDKAEQVIQNVKNILEEANSALNKIVKVNIFLADINDFAEFNGVYGKYFNEHKPARSCVAVKDLPLNVDLEMEVVAVEKE from the coding sequence ATGTTCCTGAGAAACGCCGCCAGACAAACCTTCAGAACCATGTCTACCCTCACTCCTGTTCGCACTCAATTGTCCCCTCCTCCTGCCGCGTCCTACTCTCAGGCCATGAAGGTCAACAACATGGTATTCGTGTCCGGCCAAATCCCCTATACCGCTGAGAACAAGCGTGTGGAGGGAACCATGACCGACAAGGCCGAGCAGGTCATCCAGAACGTCAAGAACATCCTGGAGGAGGCCAACTCCGCTCTCAACAAGATCGTCAAGGTGAACATCTTCCTCGCCGACATCAACGACTTTGCCGAGTTCAACGGCGTGTACGGCAAGTACTTCAACGAGCACAAGCCTGCCCGCTCTTGCGTTGCCGTCAAGGACCTGCCATTGAACGTCGACTTAGAGATGGAGGTCGTCGCTGTCGAGAAGGAGTAA
- the PET117 gene encoding Pet117p (similar to uniprot|Q02771 Saccharomyces cerevisiae YER058W PET117 Protein required for assembly of cytochrome c oxidase), whose amino-acid sequence MKSQYIRRTNIFRHTMSTASKITLALSCAVTAATVVGVHYVQELERETLHQGPIKDAKRMAERKAEQSAGAGAVSAESERKQHFNRSEHELQQELRKKYEAMQPLSGEVLTKDGERAARDEK is encoded by the coding sequence atgaaaagTCAATATATACGTCGCACTAACATCTTTAGACACACCATGAGCACGGCTAGCAAGATCACGCTGGCGTTGTCATGCGCCGTCACGGCCGCGACGGTAGTGGGCGTGCACTACGTCCAAGAGCTGGAGCGTGAAACACTGCACCAGGGCCCCATCAAGGACGCGAAACGGATGGCCGAACGCAAGGCTGAGCAGAGCGCGGGCGCAGGCGCGGTGAGCGCAGAGAGCGAGCGCAAGCAGCACTTTAACCGCAGCGAGCACGAGCTGCAGCAGGAGCTGCGGAAGAAGTACGAGGCGATGCAGCCGTTGTCGGGGGAGGTGCTGACGAAGGACGGCGAGCGCGCTGCCCGCGACGAGAAATGA
- a CDS encoding PHO85 cyclin family protein (similar to uniprot|P40186 Saccharomyces cerevisiae YIL050W PCL7 Pho85p cyclin of the Pho80p subfamily forms a functional kinase complex with Pho85p which phosphorylates Mmr1p and is regulated by Pho81p involved in glycogen metabolism expression is cell-cycle regulated) produces MYEEAPTQSAPNFTKGERAPAVTTSDFEAPKHPKTYRSVKYPYRNITFLEEIPEFHTHTHTHMPPRPSFLEQVSENTPKTKARPMLIPRRVSTVHTEGPTSVTEETISSSHSSESLMNGEDSPASRQTVGIAGGGVAVGPHGARLADSPAAGVASVRSDSVASRMRPMLQRMGSSYSRGSFVGKNGSFISTSLSDDGGSGGGSNTGETPGLFEAVCDSSDLERDHDHDYDHEHDHDHEHNDEHNHARAQSRGHGHCHDHDHTHGQTTPEDRETTLPSSVPRGSAPIDISTAPMAKTLSSKYFQESVHDDDYLQNFTPFHNTPTSVSNSYSTNATGSDLMARRLAHPPAADPEPRLSDDPALVYIAEFPTDKLLSMLTALLDKIVRSNDQLSRDRPFDEDQFLARAADATATASASADAPAAGCAGHDLAAEILSFRGKHVPAITLHQYFQRIQKYCPTTNDVFLSLLVYFDRIAKTCNHAKEQLFVMDSYNIHRLIISAVTVSTKFFSDFFYSNSRYARVGGISLKELNHLELQFLVLCDFELIISVEELQKYSNLLRDFWHREMGDAPEAETAAPEHVL; encoded by the coding sequence ATGTACGAAGAGGCCCCTACTCAATCGGCTCCAAATTTTACGAAGGGAGAGAGGGCTCCTGCAGTAACAACAAGTGATTTCGAAGCACCGAAACACCCCAAGACGTACAGGTCTGTGAAGTACCCCTATCGCAACATCACGTTTCTCGAAGAGATACCAGAGTTccacacacacacacacacacacatGCCTCCCCGACCTTCATTTTTGGAGCAAGTTTCCGAAAACACACCGAAAACCAAAGCAAGACCAATGCTCATCCCACGACGCGTCTCGACAGTGCACACGGAGGGCCCGACTAGCGTCACAGAAGAAACCATCAGCAGCTCGCACTCGTCGGAGTCCCTGATGAATGGCGAGGATTCCCCCGCTTCGCGGCAGACAGTGGGGATAGCGGGCGGCGGCGTTGCCGTTGGCCCCCACGGCGCGCGTCTCGCGGACTCGCCAGCGGCGGGCGTCGCATCGGTGCGCTCGGATAGCGTCGCGTCGCGGATGCGGCCCATGCTGCAGCGCATGGGCAGCTCGTACTCGCGCGGGTCATTCGTGGGCAAAAACGGGAGCTTCATCTCGACGTCGCTCAGCGACGacggcggcagcggcggtgGCAGTAACACGGGGGAAACGCCCGGGCTGTTCGAGGCCGTGTGCGACTCCTCGGACCTCGAACGCGACCACGACCACGATTACGACCATGAACACGACCACGACCACGAACACAATGACGAACATAATCACGCCCGCGCCCAAAGCCGCGGCCACGGCCACTGCCACGACCATGACCACACGCACGGCCAGACCACGCCCGAAGACAGAGAGACCACGCTGCCCAGCTCGGTACCGAGAGGCTCCGCGCCCATCGACATATCCACCGCGCCCATGGCCAAGACGCTGTCGTCCAAGTACTTCCAGGAGAGTGTGCACGACGACGACTACCTGCAGAACTTCACTCCCTTCCACAACACGCCCACGTCCGTGTCCAACTCCTACAGCACCAACGCCACCGGCAGCGACCTGATGGCGCGCCGGCTTGCACACCCGCCCGCCGCGGACCCCGAGCCGCGCCTCAGCGACGACCCCGCGCTCGTGTACATCGCGGAGTTCCCCACGGACAAGCTCCTCAGCATGCTCACAGCCCTCCTGGACAAGATAGTGCGCTCCAACGACCAGCTGAGCCGCGACCGGCCCTTCGACGAGGACCAGTTCCTGGCGCGCGCAGCAGACGCAACGGCCACCGCGAGCGCCTCCGCAgacgcgcccgcggccggCTGCGCGGGCCACGACCTGGCCGCCGAGATCCTGAGCTTTCGCGGCAAGCATGTGCCCGCCATCACACTGCACCAGTACTTCCAGCGAATACAGAAGTACTGCCCCACGACCAACGACGTCTTCCTGTCGCTGCTCGTGTACTTTGATAGAATCGCGAAGACCTGCAACCACGCGAAggagcagctcttcgtcatGGACTCCTACAACATCCACCGCCTGATCATCTCCGCGGTCACCGTGAGCACCAAGTTTTTCAGCGACTTTTTCTACAGCAACTCGCGCTACGCGCGCGTGGGCGGCATCTCGCTGAAGGAGCTGAACCATCTCGAGCTGCAGTTCCTGGTGCTGTGCGACTTCGAGCTGATCATCAGCGTGGaggagctgcagaagtACAGCAACCTGCTGCGCGACTTCTGGCACCGCGAGATGGGGGACGCGCCGGAGGCGGAGACGGCCGCGCCGGAGCATGTACTATAG
- a CDS encoding KLTH0A04290p (similar to uniprot|P17064 Saccharomyces cerevisiae YER056C FCY2 Purine-cytosine permease mediates purine (adenine guanine and hypoxanthine) and cytosine accumulation and similar to uniprot|P40039 Saccharomyces cerevisiae YER060W FCY21 Putative purine-cytosine permease), protein MSTGKEEYEIQDVEKQSRSRLELSDDDSQPIVETSEHTRLSFVDRMAAKLRAETKGIEPITDEEKDDNSILNAASMWFSANMVIAAFALGVLGPCIFGLNFFGCLLAVLIFATLGILPVAFFSVFGAELGLRQMVLSRYLLGNATARIFALINVIACVGWGAVNTIASAQLLHMVNPGGARCPPWAGCIIIVVSTIIVTFFGYRVIHAYEKFSWIPNFAVFLVIIARLKIDGSFTVGPWVSGTAGAASVLSFGGVIFGFASGWTTYAADYTVYMPRSTNKPKVFFFVLVGLMFPLCFAILLGSACAMATFNNKSYASYYADEGTGGLIFAILVDKSLHGFGQFCCVLLAMSTVANNIPNMYSIALGTQALWEPLAKIPRVFWTMAGNLVTLAIAIPAYYKFESFMTNFMDAIAYYLAIYIGISITEHFVFRKGKFSNYNVDDWDSWARLPLGIAGCCALFVGAVGVAVGMEQTYWTGEIARKIGTFGADIGLELGFGFSVIVYLALRPLELKFIGR, encoded by the coding sequence ATGTCGACCGGAAAGGAAGAATACGAAATCCAGGACGTGGAAAAACAGTCGCGCTCGCGGCTCGAGCTGTCGGACGACGACTCGCAGCCCATTGTCGAGACCTCGGAGCATACTCGGCTGTCGTTCGTGGACCGCATGGCGGCCAAGCTGCGTGCCGAGACCAAGGGTATTGAGCCTATTACGGATGAGGAGAAAGACGACAACTCGATCCTCAACGCCGCGTCGATGTGGTTCTCCGCCAACATGGTGATTGCCGCGTTCGCGCTGGGTGTTCTGGGACCTTGTATTTTCGGACTCAACTTCTTCGGGTGTCTGCTCGCAGTGCTGATCTTCGCCACGCTGGGTATTTTGCCCGTGGCGTTTTTCTCCGTGTTCGGCGCGGAACTGGGTCTGCGTCAGATGGTTCTGTCGCGTTACCTGCTGGGCAACGCCACGGCGCGTATCTTCGCTCTGATCAACGTTATTGCGTGTGTCGGCTGGGGTGCGGTGAACACCATCGCGTCcgcgcagctgctgcacATGGTCAACCCAGGTGGCGCGCGCTGTCCACCTTGGGCCGGCTGTATAATCATCGTTGTGTCCACCATCATCGTTACCTTTTTCGGCTACCGTGTCATTCACGCCTACGAGAAGTTCTCGTGGATCCCTAACTTCGCCGTTttcctcgtcatcatcgCCCGCCTCAAAATCGACGGCTCCTTCACTGTGGGCCCATGGGTCTCTGGCACTGCTGGCGCGGCCAGCGTGCTATCCTTCGGTGGTGTGATCTTTGGTTTCGCCTCCGGCTGGACCACCTACGCCGCGGACTACACCGTTTACATGCCCCGCAGCACCAACAAGCCCAaggtctttttcttcgtgCTTGTCGGCCTAATGTTCCCATTGTGTTTCGCCATTCTGCTGGGTTCTGCTTGCGCTATGGCcactttcaacaacaagtcTTACGCATCCTACTATGCGGATGAGGGTACCGGTGGCTTGATCTTTGCCATCCTCGTCGACAAGTCGCTGCACGGTTTCGGCCAGTTCTGCTGCGTCTTGCTCGCCATGTCTACCGTCGCCAACAACATCCCTAACATGTACTCCATTGCCCTGGGTACCCAGGCTCTGTGGGAACCACTGGCCAAGATTCCTAGAGTGTTCTGGACCATGGCTGGTAACTTGGTTACCTTGGCTATTGCCATTCCAGCCTACTACAAGTTCGAGAGCTTTATGACCAACTTCATGGACGCCATCGCCTACTACTTGGCCATCTACATTGGTATCTCGATTACCGAACACTTTGTGTTCAGAAAGGGCAAATTCAGCAACTACAATGTGGACGACTGGGACAGCTGGGCCAGACTGCCCTTGGGCATCGCGGGCTGCTGCGCCTTGTTTGTCGGTGCTGTCGGTGTCGCTGTCGGCATGGAGCAAACCTACTGGACTGGTGAAATCGCCAGAAAGATTGGAACGTTTGGTGCCGACATTGGCCTGGAGCTTGGCTTCGGCTTTTCCGTCATTGTCTACCTTGCGCTGAGACCACTTGAGCTGAAATTCATCGGCCGTTAA
- the DFG10 gene encoding putative polyprenol reductase (similar to uniprot|P40526 Saccharomyces cerevisiae YIL049W DFG10 Protein of unknown function involved in filamentous growth) — MDLNPRSLFELAFYSSFLLAITSVLLAKWRLPTLLKYGKTLQGVPSKGGILGSLQSLTVPKKWFGHFYVYSTALALLNVCFLRGFASLLVLTHSARRLYETRCVSKFGKDSRIHLSHYLVGLWFYTAVNCAVFVDRTRTRSPLARLVAVIVFVLSSLDQYRNHLHLSKLVKYTLPTYGLFQLVSSPHYFDEILIYLSLAIYTSSLKMFLCLVWVIVNLSTSALETRSWYAKKFPRAAPSFAIIPYLL; from the coding sequence ATGGACCTCAACCCCCGCTCGTTGTTCGAGCTCGCGTTCTATTCCAGCTTCCTGCTAGCCATTACATCTGTACTCTTGGCTAAATGGCGCCTGCCAACCCTCCTCAAGTATGGCAAAACACTGCAGGGCGTGCCCTCCAAGGGCGGGATCCTGGGCTCGCTGCAGAGTCTCACCGTACCCAAAAAGTGGTTCGGGCACTTTTACGTGTACTCTACCGCTCTGGCACTGCTCAACGtgtgcttcttgagagGCTTCGCGTCTCTACTTGTGCTCACACATTCGGCCAGGAGGCTTTACGAGACGCGCTGCGTCAGCAAATTTGGCAAAGACTCCAGAATTCATCTGTCGCACTACCTAGTGGGGCTCTGGTTTTACACGGCGGTTAATTGCGCTGTCTTCGTGGACAGAACGCGCACTCGCTCCCCGTTGGCGCGCCTCGTTGCTGTCATCGTGTTTGTGCTCTCGTCGCTCGACCAGTACCGAAACCACCTGCACTTATCAAAACTCGTCAAGTACACGCTTCCGACATATggcctttttcagctcgTCTCAAGCCCGCACTACTTCGACGAGATCCTCATCTACTTATCGCTCGCAATCTACACGTCCTCCCTCAAGATGTTTCTTTGCCTAGTGTGGGTGATCGTCAATCTCTCTACTTCCGCCTTGGAAACCAGGAGCTGGTATGCTAAGAAATTCCCGCGTGCCGCTCCATCTTTCGCAATTATTCCGTATCTTCTATAA